The Ipomoea triloba cultivar NCNSP0323 chromosome 4, ASM357664v1 DNA segment CACCCACCTTCCAATGGAGTGTGCTGTGAAAGTTAACCCCGCTGTCTCTAATGGACTCAGCGTTGTAAGGAAATAACACTTTTCGCCACTCTTTGTTCTTGAGGCTGGCAACAAGAACAGTAGTTGTATCCGAGAGGTTAAACACAACGGCCTTGTAATCCCCCGTGGACGGGTCATAGCATAGCCCAGAAACCACATGTGCATGATACAAAATGAGCAAGCGGGGAAGCTCAAGCACTTTTGTGAAGCGGCGAGTGGAGGGGTTCCACAACAGAATATGTTTTCCCACGGAGAAAAGCACCAGCCCGTTGCAAGAACACCAAACCCCGGACCAACACCCATGATGTTGTAGGGGAAACGGAGTGTTAatgaaggaggagaagaaggcctcccaagtgagaggtcacaggtgaCTACATTGTagcagagtcaatagtattaaaaaatattatttaaaattttattaaaaataaaaacattaaaaaataaaagaagagaaaagcaCTTAATATGCAATaccttttttttgaaaacattaaatattttatttttaaaattttaaatagttatttaattttattttattaaaataatatttctaattccaatacttttttttttgaaaactctaattcCAATACCTAATTTTTTGTGTAAtcaaaatttaacatttaatatgcaatctttaacaactaaatatacaaacatgTGTATATATTGGTGTTGTGTTATTGTTATGTCATAGGTTTGAATCTTGGTGGTGTTATTGTTAGGTCATAGGTTTGAATCTTACACCCCGGGTCCATGGTGCAATCAACTGTATTTGTAGATAACTTCCAATTTTGGGTTAGGTTTAAGAGAACATGTAAAGGAAGCTAGATATATATAGACCGAATTTGTACGAGAAATGAATCTTTTTAGCGTTTGAAGTAGCCATTATGCAGCGACCTAATAGATTCGGATTATGGTAAGTTTACAATGGATTATGTCATGAAAAGTCAGGAGTAACAAAGACGACCCCTTCTTCCTTCACCAACCCCCAAAAGCCATTTCAGTGTTTTACATTATCACAAATAACTTCAACATATtactaacaaaaataataaactataaataaaattttatcaaaaaatattaaacatttcCAAAATAAATTAACCGATattaaacattttcaaaataaaacttaacacaacatCATTCTCCGGGAGTTTGTGCGGGTCatctctccaaataaattcatATGGTGAAACAAAACTCTGCACGTAGGAACATAGAGCAATAGGCTCCCTAAAACTATGTCTTGTTTCTCGCAAGAGATAGTTGAGTGTGTTACTCTTCAAATCATAAACTACTATTTGCCAGGAATCACTCCAATTGCTCCATATAAGCACTTTGGTATTGCATTTCAAAGAGTATAATGTGAAGTTATGATAATTCCATCTGAATTGAGAGGGAAATAATGAGATAACAAACTTATTGACCCACGATCTCTTCACTCCATATTTCTTCATAACCATTACTTCTATATTATATGTTGGTCTCCGCAGGCGAGCCGTGCAGAGACAGTTGTCCATGATTCCCAatccaataattatattactttttcttttccacCCGAGACTAGGCAGCTCTTTGAATTCATCGCTCTCCGCCTCAAAATAAACAATGGTGTCGCATTTCAAAAAGTAACTCTCCCGCCGAGAAGTAGAAATTACCCTCCAATGGAGTGTGTTGCGAAAGTTAAGGCCGCCTTCAGTGAAGGGGGGTGTGCGGTAAGGAAATGCCACTTGTCGCCACTCTTTGTTCTTGAGGCTAGCGACCATAAGAGTGCCATAAAGGCTAAATAATAGAACAGCCTTGTAATCTCCCGTGGACGAGACGTAACATAGCCCCGAGACCACATTGGGGAGCAGGTCGTTCAGACGTGGAAGCTCGAGCACTTTTGCGCAGCAGCGAGTGGAGGGGTTCCACAACAGAATATGTTTTCCCACGGAGAAAAGCACGAGGCCGTTGCAAGAACACCAAACACCAGACCACCAACTATTTAGGGGGGGAAACCTAGTAGTAGTGTTAAGGAAGGAGGTGAGATTATTAATGTCAGTGACCCGGAATGGCGTCTCAATGTGGGGAGTAGTAGTGGTTGTTATGGATGTTAGGGCTAAGCAGCTACTGCTGCTGTGTGCCACCACCATTACTCGCTTCCGTCCACTGTAGGAGAGCTTGAAATGGGGGTTTTGTATGGTGGAAAGCCATTCTTTGCATACGGATTGGAATCGGATCACAGCTTTTACCTCCAAGTTCAAAAGAATCTGGCGAATGATCTCAATTGGTATATGAACTACTTCCATGTTCGATCGATTTGATGTATGTATACGCTATGGTGAATTGAGATTTGAGATAGAAGCTAGCGGAGAGGAGAGCATATCTTTTTTTAGggtgaattatatatattggcgCTGGCGCTGCCTTAGGTTTAGATCACTGTGTCAGTTAGTTTTTGGGTAGTAGATTCTATGATGTTAAGCAAGATCAAGCCCAATAGATTATAGGCTACGAGGATACCGGATTGAGCCCATTCAATATATGATGGGTTCGTGATTTTGTACATCCGTGCTATGTATTTTCTTGATATGATAACATGGTTACAGATAGGGATGAAAATAGACCGTGCCGAACCGAGTTTTAGAAAAATAAGTCTAAGCCAACATGGTTACAGATAGGGATGAAAATAGACCGTGCCGAACCAAGTTTTAGAAAAATAGGTCTAAGCCTGCTATAGATATCTTACGTCTGAACCTGGGGCTGCGCCGTAATAGGCTTAACCCTGAGTTTACAATTGGTGGGTCTGAGCCGTAATAGGCTTATAGCATATCTTACGTTTGAACCTGGGGCTGCGCCGTAATAGGCTTAACCCTGAGTTTACAATTGGTGGGTCTGAGCCGTAATAGGCTTAAGCCTGAGTTTACAATTGGTCTATCCTAGCTCAAgcatttttaaaagtctatttaaTATGGAGGCCTAAAAAAAGACTTCAATCTTTGAACTTATTTAAAGCTTATGTAATATATTGTAGCCTTTAAGCCTTTTCAATGCGTACATACgtgtaaaaaaattttaaaatgcaaCATAATAGACAATAATTAAGATACTAAATCCGTTTAAATTAAGTAACAGGGGCCAAGGTTTTAAATCCGTTTTAAATTAAGTAACTTCAgctcaaattattattaataaaaataaacttaaaataaaGTTTTATCAAAAATTAAACCTTTCCAAAACAACCTTAGCTCGGCAGAGAGGTCATTCTTGAATCTTTCAGgaaattgtttgttttgtttctttccAGTTCATAAACCAATACCTTCTTCTGATCATGACTCCGTAAaccaaaaaatttatataagatCATAAAAAATAGAAACATTTCGAGTTAACAATGATGAAATCGTGACTGTCCATCAACAAACTGGCCTAACACACTAATTAACTTCTAGCAACTCCAAATAATTTCAACTAATTAAATGTTCATTAAGACACTTATTAATTATTCATGTGACTGCAGGGGCAAGCAATTAAAACTCTCAACATAGAAACACATACTAGCATAGGACCCAAGACCTGTGTTCTGCTTTAGGAAGTCCATCAGCACTTCCTTCACTTCGTCTTTTTTCCGATCATAAACATATAAATGTTGCCGATCTGAACTCCTACGCATGAATAATACATTTTCTTGTGTATTATTTTTCTGAGAATAGAATGTTAAGCCATAACCCCCATAAGTAACGGTAAGTTGAGGCATTTGGATAGCAAACACAGTCATCCATGATTCTTGTCTGCCATATTCCTTCATAATCAGTACTTGGATTGTTTTGGTTTCTTCCTCTATGTGATGAGGAATGCATGCCATGGATAAACAGGCATCTATAACCCCTAACCCGACTATCGAGCTCAGTTCGGTAGGGGTGGGCAAGATTCTGAATTTATCATGCACAGGATCAAAATATACGATCCTATTCCTATCCCTATCGGCCGGAAAGTAATCACTACCCCAATCATACGGACCTTTGATGTCATTTACCCACCAATGAAACGTATTGCGAAACTCAACGCTGCCTATAGCAGAATCGAAGTCATAAGGGAACCACACATGTGACCACTTTTTGTGGTTAAGGCTTGCATAGATGACAAACGGATTGtcaaaacattcaaatttataGCCAAAATAATTTCTACAGGAGCGAATTAAAAGGACAACCTTGTAATCTCTAGTGCAAGAGTCATAGCATAGCCCCGCAAGGTTACCTAGACTTTTAAGCACCGGATATGGCGACACGAGCACTTTCGTCGAACACCTGGTGGACGGGTTCCACAACAAAATATCTCTCCCACCCGCCGCCAGAAGCACAAACCCGTTGCAAGAACATAGAGCTCTAACGCGGTATTCGTCGCTCCCAGGAATGAATGGATAAGCCGAAGCCTCACCCAACGGCCATTTTTCCCTTTCAAGACGAAGATCACCATGTCTTGTAGTGGATCTAACGACCAATTTTCTGGAATTTTGGGAACCCCGGCGTTCGGATTCGTTCGAGAGGATGATCAGTCGTCCTTTTCCACCATACGACAACTTGAAATCTAAATCTTGTATCATCAAACGCCACTGTTTACATACGCATCGGAATCGTATGATAGACTTCACCAGCAACTTCAAAAGTATAATTCGAATAATCTCATTAGGTATGTTTGACGATGGAGCCGAAGCTTCCATGTCAAGCGAAATTGCGAATAAGAAGCTGAtctgatgatgaagaagacgaGGCGTATTATATTGGAAATGAAGTAGCTAGGGTTTGTGAAGACTCTTTTTATAGGGTCAGGGACTAAAATTTCTTCACATATTTTAAGTAAATTCGTGCCACACATTGAAAATTACATTCGCCAATGATTGATCAATCAGTTTTGGACAGAGAATTAGAATTGTTAATAattgaaagggaaaatggcactttttcccctgtGTTACGTGAATATAGCACTTttttcccctgtgttattaaagtggcattttttccccctgaaatgttaaattgacatttttattcttaagaataattatttcatttatttttcttctccaacaaattattacttatatgtatggataattacgattcggttcgaatctaaccaaacactatagcaatcataccgaaatagtatggacggttctggttacgattcagaatcgaaaaaataaaattaaataattgttgaaccgtgaaccggaattgaaccagtcatatatagtgaaaatgatcaaatacttattttgataaatcagtacggttcagttccaattttcgattttgaaccgccaatcaaaacttatttatttatttatttttataatttttatttcttatttaaaaatagtctaaattcaacaattattttattttatttttttcggttctgaatcgtaaccgtaaccgtccatactatttgaGTTCAACTGCTACAGTGCTCGATTAGGTTCGTAACGAACCATGATCTTCcgtacatattagtaataatttgttagagaataaaaatcaatgaaatagttattttaagggcaaaaatgtcaatttaacattatagggggaaaactaccacttttaaaataattgagggggaaaaactatcgctttaataactcagggggaaaaactatcactttaataactcagggggaaaaagtg contains these protein-coding regions:
- the LOC116017688 gene encoding F-box protein CPR1-like, with translation MEASAPSSNIPNEIIRIILLKLLVKSIIRFRCVCKQWRLMIQDLDFKLSYGGKGRLIILSNESERRGSQNSRKLVVRSTTRHGDLRLEREKWPLGEASAYPFIPGSDEYRVRALCSCNGFVLLAAGGRDILLWNPSTRCSTKVLVSPYPVLKSLGNLAGLCYDSCTRDYKVVLLIRSCRNYFGYKFECFDNPFVIYASLNHKKWSHVWFPYDFDSAIGSVEFRNTFHWWVNDIKGPYDWGSDYFPADRDRNRIVYFDPVHDKFRILPTPTELSSIVGLGVIDACLSMACIPHHIEEETKTIQVLIMKEYGRQESWMTVFAIQMPQLTVTYGGYGLTFYSQKNNTQENVLFMRRSSDRQHLYVYDRKKDEVKEVLMDFLKQNTGLGSYASMCFYVESFNCLPLQSHE